A region from the Ciconia boyciana chromosome 1, ASM3463844v1, whole genome shotgun sequence genome encodes:
- the HMGXB4 gene encoding HMG domain-containing protein 4 isoform X2: MDLLKAITSPLATSSKSSKKTSEKSCYSASGHSESKKEHHKKKLSGSSGEHSVDDGSFHKSKKMKPLYVNTETLTLREPDGLKMKLILSPKEKSSAADDDSFSYSSAPAAAKKSSKKSARDEQGSFLLGHELQSFLKSSRKKHKPPPDPHPPSESFGADTSLFSEGHGSEYEISGMEALPESGSSSGGELEAGELVIDDSYREIKKKKKSKKSKKKKDKEKHREKKHSKSKKSSGHAPVAVAEVTVSPPPPPSTPHVLPPPPPAVFHSDGQGEKRRKKEDKEKDKAEKWEKEKEREREKEREREKEREKEREREKEKEREREKEKEREKEREREKEKEREKEKEREREKEKEREKEREKEKEREREKPKKKNMSAYQVFCKEYRTTIVSEHPGIDFGELSKKLAEVWKQLPEKDKLIWKQKAQYLQHKQNKAEATTVKRKASSSDGAPKIKASPTGVISPHKKSPTSTVVVSSSPAKVPETDPIDVAAHLQLLGESLSLIGHRLQETEGMVAVSGSLSVLLDSIICALGPLACLTTQLPELNGCPKHVLSNTLDNIAYIMPGL, translated from the exons ATGGATTTACTCAAGGCTATCACCTCACCTTTGGCCACAAGCTCAAAGTCTTCAAAGAAGACCTCTGAAAAATCATGCTATTCTGCCTCTGGccattctgaaagcaaaaaggagcACCACAAGAAGAAGCTGAGTGGGAGCAGTGGGGAGCACTCAGTGGATGATGGCAGCTTCCACAAatctaaaaaaatgaaacctctcTACGTGAACACAGAGACACTTACTCTTCGTGAACCTGATGGCTTGAAGATGAAGCTCATCCTTTCACCGAAAGAGAAAAGTAGTGCAGCAGATGATGATTCTTTCTCCTACTcttcagcaccagcagctgcaaAGAAATCTTCAAAGAAATCAGCTCGAGATGAGCAAGGCTCATTCCTGCTGGGACATGAACTGCAGAGCTTCCTGAAGTCATCCCGGAAGAAGCACAAACCACCTCCGGACCCACATCCACCTTCTGAGAGTTTTGGTGCTGACACCTCCCTTTTTTCAGAGGGCCATGGGAGCGAGTATGAGATTTCAGGTATGGAGGCACTGCCAGAATCTGGTTCCTCTTCTGGTGGGGAGTTGGAGGCTGGAGAGCTAGTGATAGATGACTCCTACCGGGAAatcaagaagaagaagaagtcaaaaaaaagtaagaaaaaaaaagacaaggagaaaCACAGAGAGAAGAAGCACTCTAAGTCTAAGAAGAGTTCTGGGCATGCTCCTGTGGCAGTAGCAGAAGTAACAGTgtcaccaccacctcctcccagTACCCCACATgttcttcctccacctcctcctgctgtttTTCACTCAGATGGTCAAggtgagaagaggaggaaaaaggaagacaaggagaaggacaaagctgagaaatgggaaaaggaaaaggaaagagaaagagaaaaggaaagagaaagagaaaaggaaagagaaaaggaaagagaaagagaaaaggaaaaggaaagagaaagagaaaaggaaaaggaacgagaaaaggaaagagaaagagaaaaggaaaaggaacgagaaaaggaaaaggaaagagaaagagaaaaagaaaaggaacgagaaaaggaaagagaaaaggaaaaggaaagagaaagagaaaaa ccaaagaagaaaaacatgtctGCCTATCAAGTGTTCTGTAAGGAATATCGTACAACTATTGTGTCTGAGCACCCTGGAATAG aTTTTGGAGAGCTAAGTAAAAAACTGGCAGAAGTGTGGAAGCAGCTACCTGAGAAGGATAAACTG ATCTGGAAACAGAAAGCTCAATATCTCCAACACAAGCAGAATAAAGCAGAGGCCACCACTGTGAAGAGAAAGGCATCATCTTCAGATGGCGcaccaaaaataaaag CTTCTCCAACAGGAGTGATTTCCCCTCATAAGAAATCCCCCACCAGCACCGTGGTGGTGTCTTCCTCACCAGCCAAAGTCCCTGAGACAGATCCTATTGACGTAGCTGCACACTTACAGTTGCTGGGTGAATCTCTGAGCCTCATTGGACACAGACTGCAGGAAACAGAG GGAATGGTGGCTGTTTCAGGAAGTTTGTCAGTACTTCTGGATTCAATCATATGTGCTTTGGGCCCGTTAGCATGTCTGACCACACAGCTACCTGAGTTGAATGGCTGCCCTAAACATGTTTTG tcaAACACGCTAGACAACATCGCATACATCATGCCTGGACTTTGA
- the HMGXB4 gene encoding HMG domain-containing protein 4 isoform X1 codes for MAYDDSKKKEEFLESDRSVDDVGLATGRIQREKKRSYKDLLQEEDEIATQDSEVFPGTEPHKKKRKHSSDEFCYRGVVPLDLPSKKKKKAVSSPSSADTTMDLLKAITSPLATSSKSSKKTSEKSCYSASGHSESKKEHHKKKLSGSSGEHSVDDGSFHKSKKMKPLYVNTETLTLREPDGLKMKLILSPKEKSSAADDDSFSYSSAPAAAKKSSKKSARDEQGSFLLGHELQSFLKSSRKKHKPPPDPHPPSESFGADTSLFSEGHGSEYEISGMEALPESGSSSGGELEAGELVIDDSYREIKKKKKSKKSKKKKDKEKHREKKHSKSKKSSGHAPVAVAEVTVSPPPPPSTPHVLPPPPPAVFHSDGQGEKRRKKEDKEKDKAEKWEKEKEREREKEREREKEREKEREREKEKEREREKEKEREKEREREKEKEREKEKEREREKEKEREKEREKEKEREREKPKKKNMSAYQVFCKEYRTTIVSEHPGIDFGELSKKLAEVWKQLPEKDKLIWKQKAQYLQHKQNKAEATTVKRKASSSDGAPKIKASPTGVISPHKKSPTSTVVVSSSPAKVPETDPIDVAAHLQLLGESLSLIGHRLQETEGMVAVSGSLSVLLDSIICALGPLACLTTQLPELNGCPKHVLSNTLDNIAYIMPGL; via the exons ATGGCTTATGATGACtccaagaagaaagaag AGTTCCTAGAGAGTGACCGAAGTGTTGATGACGTGGGGCTGGCAACTGGCAGGATACAGCGAGAGAAAAAGCGCTCTTACAAGGATCTGCTGCAAGAGGAAGACGAGATAGCAACTCAG GACAGTGAGGTTTTTCCGGGGACAGAACCCcacaaaaagaagagaaagcactCATCGGATGAGTTCTGCTACAGAG GTGTTGTGCCTTTGGATCTACCatcaaagaagaagaaaaaagcagtttctaGCCCATCCTCAGCTGACACAACCATGGATTTACTCAAGGCTATCACCTCACCTTTGGCCACAAGCTCAAAGTCTTCAAAGAAGACCTCTGAAAAATCATGCTATTCTGCCTCTGGccattctgaaagcaaaaaggagcACCACAAGAAGAAGCTGAGTGGGAGCAGTGGGGAGCACTCAGTGGATGATGGCAGCTTCCACAAatctaaaaaaatgaaacctctcTACGTGAACACAGAGACACTTACTCTTCGTGAACCTGATGGCTTGAAGATGAAGCTCATCCTTTCACCGAAAGAGAAAAGTAGTGCAGCAGATGATGATTCTTTCTCCTACTcttcagcaccagcagctgcaaAGAAATCTTCAAAGAAATCAGCTCGAGATGAGCAAGGCTCATTCCTGCTGGGACATGAACTGCAGAGCTTCCTGAAGTCATCCCGGAAGAAGCACAAACCACCTCCGGACCCACATCCACCTTCTGAGAGTTTTGGTGCTGACACCTCCCTTTTTTCAGAGGGCCATGGGAGCGAGTATGAGATTTCAGGTATGGAGGCACTGCCAGAATCTGGTTCCTCTTCTGGTGGGGAGTTGGAGGCTGGAGAGCTAGTGATAGATGACTCCTACCGGGAAatcaagaagaagaagaagtcaaaaaaaagtaagaaaaaaaaagacaaggagaaaCACAGAGAGAAGAAGCACTCTAAGTCTAAGAAGAGTTCTGGGCATGCTCCTGTGGCAGTAGCAGAAGTAACAGTgtcaccaccacctcctcccagTACCCCACATgttcttcctccacctcctcctgctgtttTTCACTCAGATGGTCAAggtgagaagaggaggaaaaaggaagacaaggagaaggacaaagctgagaaatgggaaaaggaaaaggaaagagaaagagaaaaggaaagagaaagagaaaaggaaagagaaaaggaaagagaaagagaaaaggaaaaggaaagagaaagagaaaaggaaaaggaacgagaaaaggaaagagaaagagaaaaggaaaaggaacgagaaaaggaaaaggaaagagaaagagaaaaagaaaaggaacgagaaaaggaaagagaaaaggaaaaggaaagagaaagagaaaaa ccaaagaagaaaaacatgtctGCCTATCAAGTGTTCTGTAAGGAATATCGTACAACTATTGTGTCTGAGCACCCTGGAATAG aTTTTGGAGAGCTAAGTAAAAAACTGGCAGAAGTGTGGAAGCAGCTACCTGAGAAGGATAAACTG ATCTGGAAACAGAAAGCTCAATATCTCCAACACAAGCAGAATAAAGCAGAGGCCACCACTGTGAAGAGAAAGGCATCATCTTCAGATGGCGcaccaaaaataaaag CTTCTCCAACAGGAGTGATTTCCCCTCATAAGAAATCCCCCACCAGCACCGTGGTGGTGTCTTCCTCACCAGCCAAAGTCCCTGAGACAGATCCTATTGACGTAGCTGCACACTTACAGTTGCTGGGTGAATCTCTGAGCCTCATTGGACACAGACTGCAGGAAACAGAG GGAATGGTGGCTGTTTCAGGAAGTTTGTCAGTACTTCTGGATTCAATCATATGTGCTTTGGGCCCGTTAGCATGTCTGACCACACAGCTACCTGAGTTGAATGGCTGCCCTAAACATGTTTTG tcaAACACGCTAGACAACATCGCATACATCATGCCTGGACTTTGA